The genomic region GTGACTGAGGTGCACCGCCAGCACTCCTTGAGCGAGAAGATAGAGCAGCGCGAACCAGGGATTCTGAAACGTGTGGATCACCCGGCTGTAGACGTCCCGATGCCCTCTCGGATCCAGCCTGTCCACGAAGGAAGTGTCCACGACCCCGGCGGTCAAGTGCAGCAGATGAAACACGATGAACAACAGGACCAGAGTTCCCGTCAAGGCCATCGTGCGTGAGGAGATCGATGCTTGGCGGTAGACGCGGCTTGCGTAGGCCACGGGCCGAGCCCGACGGTTTCGTATCACCAATTGGATCGTCAATCCGATGTGCAAAGCCGCGGTCAGCAGAAGTCCGATTCGAGCGGACCACAATAAGATGGGTAATTCACGAAGAAATGCCGCATAGGTGTTGAGCGCCTCCTGGCCCTCGAACACCTGCAGATTCCCCAGCATGTGGAACACGACGAAGCCGGCAAGCACCAGACCCGTCAACGCCACTACAACCTTGCTGCCAAGCGAGGTACAGAAGACGGTGAAGAACCGCGTCATCTTCGAGTCCTCATGGCGACGGTGCTCCGTCCCGTGCTTGTTCGCGCCGCACCGTCAAGGCGGAAACGGGATACCAGCGGTCCGCGCGCTTTCCGGCAATCGCCAACTCGACGTCTGCCGTGCTCCCATCCTCGCTCAGGACCGCCACGTCGAGATGATATCGCCCGGCCGGAAGATCCTCGGACAGAGGGTGCGCATCCTCCACTTGGATCGACGAGCCGGGCAACCAGTCCATCGGACGGGCCTCGCTCTCCCATTGTGCCACGACGGCGCCCTCATTCGATCGCAAGCGATAGGCGAGCGGATGATCGTGATACATCGGAGCCACGCCGACGTTGTTCCATTGTGACCGGACGGTGACGATGCCTCCTGGAATGGTTTCGACGGTATGCGTCAACTCGCGAAGCACCAGCCGGTACCCGAGTCGCTTCTGAAATTCCTCGATGCGTGGCCGCCAGCTCTCCGGAACTGGTTCAGACTTGGCGTTCAATACTGAGACATGCCACTCCAAGCCTTTTTGGAGAATCAGGTCGAGATTGAAGCCCTTGTCGATCCAATCCTGCATCACGCCACAGACTTCGAATTCTATGGGACCATGCTTCCACGCTTCCGCGACGACCGGATCGCGGAGTTTTCGGGCATAGACATGGTCCATGTGGTTCCAATCGGATCTGAAATACCCGTAGTCACCGAAACAGTCTCCTCGCCAGCCGGCCCCTTGAGCCGTCGCGTACGCCAGTTGGCCTCCGACCAATGCCACGAGAGGCACCGCCGGGAAGTATTGGAAATACCAATCGGTGATCTTCCGCTGATTGTCTTCCGTCGCGTACAGCTGCTTGCAACGCGCTTCCACTCCAAGGCAACAGGCCATGTTCCATTCACCCCAGCAACCGATCGACCCAATGTCCACATGGTCGATCGCCGGAGAGTCGCCGTACCGGGCCCCTAATGCTTTCAGGAGTCGTTCATGGGCTTCCAGGAAACGGGGATCATTGTAATCCGGAAACGTACCGCCGGAGACCGACACGCTTGCCACGCCCTTGTCCAGCAGCCAGGCCGGTGATCCGTCCTCATATTCAGTCATGATCCGAAATGCCAGGGTTTCACCCTTGGCCCTTGCCTGAGCGATCACGTCGTCCACGAGCTGAAAGTTATACTCCCCCTCTACCGGTTCAAGGTCGGCCCATGACCAACGGAAATACGCCACGGTCGAACGAGGATACTGAGTCCTTGAAGGTGGATGATCGAACCCGAAATGGAAATCGGCAAACCCCATGCCGGGATTATAGAGAATATCGTCGATTTGTAACGGATATACGGTGACTAACGGCGGCGACGCACGTTGATCGTCCGTTGCGGCGGCAGGCTCACCGGCGGTCACGACATCGATCGAGGTTGCCAGTGAAAGGAGGAGATACCAGATCGTGAGAAGGATCGGAAACGATCGCGACGTCTTCACCAACGCTCCGCTGGTTGGAAGTCCACTTCCTTTCTCTTTCATTGTTGAGGCCGGAACGCAAAATGTCAATCATACCGGACGAATCATGTGCCGGAGATGGCGCGGCCGGCCAGCGATCCTGTCGCCCAGGCCCATTGAAAATTGAATCCGCCGATCCGCCCGTCACAGTCGAGCATCTCACCGATAAGATAAAGACCCGAGACCAGCTTGGATTCCATCGTGCGATAGTCGACCTCCTCCAGTGGAACTCCGCCGGCCGTCACCTCGGCATAATTCCACCCGCGGTCGCGCACAATCGGCAACCGAAGTCTGCTCAGCGCATCTACCAGACGAAGACGGTCTTGACGGGGGCACTGGGCCAACAGACGCGATGGATCGCATCCCACATGCCGACCAACCTCCTCGGCAAAACGTAGCGGAACGCGTTGAGATAGGATTTTTGCCACGGTCCTTTGAGACGACTGCATGGTCTGTTCGACCAACCACTGATCGATGTCCTCGGACCTCGAATCAGGAAGGAAATTGGCGAATATTTCCGCATCCTGCCCCTGATGCCGCGCCAGGGTCCAGAAGCGGCTCGCATCCATCACGACGGGACCACTCACCCCGAAATGAGTCCAGAGCAGACTTCCGATCCGCTGATCCACCCTCTTCCCGTCAATGACCGTCGTCAAACGAACGATTTGTGAAAGGCCCATGAGACGTTGATGAAACATGCCTTCGTCCAAAACAAGCGGAACCAGCGCCGGACTTGTCGGAGAAACGCGGTGTCCCAACCGTTCGGCCATGACATAGCCCATTCCATCACTGCCGGATTTCGGGAGTGAACGTCCTCCCATTGCCAGTATCACTTTTTGGGCGGCCATGCTTCCTTGAGAGTGGTGCACAAGGAATAGATACCCGTCCCGAGGATCCGGCACTCGATCAATTCGACTCACGCGATGCCGACACAGAATATCCACACCCCGAGCCTGACAACTGCTGACCAAGGAGGTCAAAACTGTCCGGGCCTTGTCGGTAACGGGAAACAACTTTCCGGTTTCCTCGCGTTTGAGCGTGACGCCAAGCGATGCAAACCAGGCAATGGTGTCCTGAACCGGAAATCCTGCGAGAACGTTTTTGATAACCCGTCGGTTTCCGAAAAAGTCTGCCGCGGTAACCGTATGGTGCGTGACATTGCACCGTCCACCCCCGGATACGAGAATCTTCACCCCCACCGTCGCTGCTCCGTCGAGAAGCACGACACGACTCTTCGTCGCGCGAGCTTGAGTCGCGAAGAGTGCGGCGGTCAGACCGGCCGCCCCGGCCCCGACGATGACGACATCCGCCGTTCGCATGCTCATCTGAGATTGCACGGAAGTGATAAGTCTTCGAGATTGACCGGCGCGCCTCACTATATAGCATGGCTCTGATGGACCAAGAGAGCCCGAGCGAATCGATCGCATTCAAGAAATGGGAAGCGTCCCGCTTGGGTTCAATCCGCCGACGAAATCAGAAATTATCCTGAGAACTTGCAGTGATCGGGATACTTTTTCGCATTAGAGGGTTTTAACTAACCGTTAACACCCCGTTAATCTTTTGCTGCTACAGTTGCGCTCGTACGCAAACCTGTTTCCGTGGAGGTGGGCAATGACCTGTCAAAAATGTCACGGGTTGATGATCGAAGAGTGGCGGCCGGAATATTCGACCGACGTCACCGTACACCGTTGCATCAATTGCGGTCTGGTACTTGATCCACTGATTGCTCAGAATCGCTCATTAAAAGCGCGCGGGAAGCAACCGATTCTCGATGCAGCATAGAGCACCATCTGGTTCGGCCGGCACGGATGACTTGCCGTACCGGCCGAACAGGGCAGGCGTGGACGTCGCGCACACGACCGCATCGAAGCCTGGAAAGGGTTCCGATCGGAACCACGGTTCTCGCTCGTCGCGGCTCGACGTCTACCTCTACCCTGCGAAAGTGGGTGGCGAGATGATATTCCCATAAAATTCAGCGGTTACAATCTCTGCTATCCCTTTTGACTCTGCTCCCCCCCTCTCTTTTTTTCCACGCCCCTCTTCCCTCATTTTGATCCGATCAAACCCTTTCGTAAAGTGGCGCCCCGACATCCGCTGTTGGAGGACGGCGGCTCTCCTGTGGTAGCCTAGCAACTGCGACACTAGGACCCAACGGAACGCTATGAGCATCAAACCGGTGACCGACAAGATTTTCACCATCCTGCTGGTTGAGGACAACGGCGGAGACGTGGAAGTCTTTCTGCGCACTGTTGAGGCAGAGCTTCCCCGCGAAGCAGATGAACAGGTCGACTTGGTGATCGCCGCG from Nitrospira japonica harbors:
- a CDS encoding succinate dehydrogenase cytochrome b subunit, with translation MTRFFTVFCTSLGSKVVVALTGLVLAGFVVFHMLGNLQVFEGQEALNTYAAFLRELPILLWSARIGLLLTAALHIGLTIQLVIRNRRARPVAYASRVYRQASISSRTMALTGTLVLLFIVFHLLHLTAGVVDTSFVDRLDPRGHRDVYSRVIHTFQNPWFALLYLLAQGVLAVHLSHGVSSSLQTLGLEHPVLNRVFRAAGPFVAGTVALGNSAIVLAIALGVLR
- a CDS encoding DUF4832 domain-containing protein → MKTSRSFPILLTIWYLLLSLATSIDVVTAGEPAAATDDQRASPPLVTVYPLQIDDILYNPGMGFADFHFGFDHPPSRTQYPRSTVAYFRWSWADLEPVEGEYNFQLVDDVIAQARAKGETLAFRIMTEYEDGSPAWLLDKGVASVSVSGGTFPDYNDPRFLEAHERLLKALGARYGDSPAIDHVDIGSIGCWGEWNMACCLGVEARCKQLYATEDNQRKITDWYFQYFPAVPLVALVGGQLAYATAQGAGWRGDCFGDYGYFRSDWNHMDHVYARKLRDPVVAEAWKHGPIEFEVCGVMQDWIDKGFNLDLILQKGLEWHVSVLNAKSEPVPESWRPRIEEFQKRLGYRLVLRELTHTVETIPGGIVTVRSQWNNVGVAPMYHDHPLAYRLRSNEGAVVAQWESEARPMDWLPGSSIQVEDAHPLSEDLPAGRYHLDVAVLSEDGSTADVELAIAGKRADRWYPVSALTVRREQARDGAPSP
- a CDS encoding BaiN/RdsA family NAD(P)/FAD-dependent oxidoreductase; the protein is MRTADVVIVGAGAAGLTAALFATQARATKSRVVLLDGAATVGVKILVSGGGRCNVTHHTVTAADFFGNRRVIKNVLAGFPVQDTIAWFASLGVTLKREETGKLFPVTDKARTVLTSLVSSCQARGVDILCRHRVSRIDRVPDPRDGYLFLVHHSQGSMAAQKVILAMGGRSLPKSGSDGMGYVMAERLGHRVSPTSPALVPLVLDEGMFHQRLMGLSQIVRLTTVIDGKRVDQRIGSLLWTHFGVSGPVVMDASRFWTLARHQGQDAEIFANFLPDSRSEDIDQWLVEQTMQSSQRTVAKILSQRVPLRFAEEVGRHVGCDPSRLLAQCPRQDRLRLVDALSRLRLPIVRDRGWNYAEVTAGGVPLEEVDYRTMESKLVSGLYLIGEMLDCDGRIGGFNFQWAWATGSLAGRAISGT